Proteins co-encoded in one Armatimonadota bacterium genomic window:
- a CDS encoding DUF86 domain-containing protein — protein MGLKERHARLKPLPADIGRRLEAVPAVLRRHPVRLAYVFGSIVRDPTAASDVDLAVLPDGGFSFPAAYADLSTALGTDRLDLVDLRQASPLLQWEVVTTGRRLWAASLHEAAAYERAVYGRYRDHRVRWIRLTAATGGMVPMVLRRDLIAQALVELERVADELEKYRHATAEDLAADLSLRWTVERGLLAGLGLVFQVAEHILAAQFRRTPDTYEGLLAELRACGVLPDEVYGRLRGAGGLRNVLVHEYVRIDLKEVASALHTAPGAFRAFGEAVSAWLRRLPEGTGA, from the coding sequence ATGGGTCTGAAGGAGAGACATGCGCGGCTGAAACCCCTGCCGGCCGACATCGGACGCCGGCTGGAGGCGGTCCCCGCCGTGTTGCGGCGGCATCCGGTGCGCCTGGCGTACGTGTTCGGTTCGATCGTCCGGGATCCGACAGCCGCCAGCGACGTCGACCTGGCCGTGCTGCCCGACGGCGGATTCTCCTTCCCTGCCGCCTACGCCGACCTCTCCACGGCGCTGGGCACCGACCGTCTCGATCTGGTGGACCTGCGCCAGGCGTCGCCGTTGCTCCAGTGGGAAGTGGTCACCACCGGGCGGCGCCTCTGGGCTGCCAGCCTGCACGAGGCCGCGGCGTACGAGCGCGCGGTCTACGGCCGCTACCGCGACCACAGGGTGCGGTGGATCCGCCTGACCGCTGCTACAGGAGGCATGGTGCCGATGGTCCTGCGCCGCGACCTGATCGCCCAAGCCCTGGTCGAACTGGAGCGTGTCGCCGACGAGCTGGAAAAGTACCGGCATGCCACCGCCGAGGATCTGGCCGCCGACCTCAGCCTGCGCTGGACGGTGGAACGCGGGCTGCTGGCCGGCCTTGGCCTGGTCTTCCAGGTGGCCGAGCACATCCTGGCGGCACAGTTCCGCCGGACCCCCGACACGTACGAGGGACTGCTCGCCGAGCTGCGTGCCTGCGGCGTCCTCCCTGACGAGGTCTACGGCCGGCTGCGGGGCGCTGGCGGCCTTCGGAACGTGCTGGTGCACGAGTACGTCCGGATCGATCTCAAGGAAGTGGCATCGGCGCTGCACACCGCGCCAGGCGCGTTTCGCGCCTTTGGCGAGGCCGTGTCGGCGTGGCTGCGGCGTCTCCCCGAGGGTACCGGTGCATGA